A stretch of DNA from Hippoglossus stenolepis isolate QCI-W04-F060 chromosome 16, HSTE1.2, whole genome shotgun sequence:
GCAGTTCGAGGACCTGTTGGTCAGAATCTTGCTGCTGGCCGCCTGCATCTCTTTTGTGAGTCTGTTCACTTTTCGCCCTAAACACgatgttgtgtttctgtagTATTCACTGAGTATAGTTTCTGAAAGGGTTCTTAGAAACCGATCTCCCCTTGTTCCAGCAGCACGAGGAGAAAAGTTACACATTTGTTCCATTACGACTAAATCTAGCGAGTTGAAGCCATCGACTGAGAAGGTGGTGTGAGGACTTTTTACGCCCTCATGCTCCAGAGCCATTTAGAacaagctccaccaatcagatgTGTATGTCCAGGCCTATAGGTTATTTTAAGGTTAATGTCTGAGGCAACACAGTCAACAAGTACCTCAGAGACAGATCCCGACCAAATCTGTAGTAGAAATAACGTGAATTACAAAATGTCATGTTGACTGTGCTCATTGACGAGCTGCATCTTCTCCCATGTCCTCTTGGCGATgacgcacacactcacgcactCGGGCGGACAAGCGCAGCGTGTACATCACCGAGTTATTAAATTACACTGGGACCCGTGTCCTCACTCTCATTTACACAaggaatcccccccccctcccttccctgTCGCTCTCtccaaaactgttttgtggaGAAGGGCTGAACACATTGTCTTAATCCTCCATCGCTGCCCTCTGGCCTCCCTGCACAGCTGTCACTATGGCCTTAGAAGGCCtgacgtctctgtgtgtgagtgtgtacttgtacttcttGTGAGTACTTGTACTTCGTCTTTGCGAGTGAGGACATATTTGGCCGATTCTCACGTTTTCAAAGGTCTGTCTGAGGGTTCAGACTTGTTTTTAGGATCGGGGGTCAGAATTAGATTTAGGTTAGGGTAGTGATTAGGTTTGGGTTTTGGTTGAAATGATTAGAGTGGTTAGAGtggggggctagggaatgcactatgccaatgagtgtcctcactaagatgtgcgtgtgtgatagacagagcaaaataaagaaaatgacaagGGAGTgggtgagtgtttgtgtgcgtgtgtgtgtgtttgtttgtgtgcatgcatttgtttgtgcGTGGCAGGAGCTTTATTTTAAGAAAGTCTCAAGCCAGGAAGAGAAACTGTATCCTTGGACAAAGGTCAGGGATGGACGGAACGAGGGACGGcttgcagcagcaggagagagtgagggacagggaggagggtgaggagggtgaggagggggtcAGGGATTGGGTTGCACAATGGCATTGTTTGCTGCAATGACAAACGAGAGCAATAGATTCACAGTCGTATATGGTTTCTAAAAGGGAGAGCACTAAATGCTGCAAACACACGCTCATCCTATTCATACACAGGAATGTCCTACTGCCGCGACGTGCTGACAGGCCCTGACTCTCGCTCCTGAGATCGATTGTGTCTTTGAAGAGAAGCAGGGTGAAGACAGACCCGAGAGGACGAGCAATAGAGCCTATTTTCAGATAAGTGTGAGAGAAGATGGGAGATTAAAGAGCAGACAAATGGATAATACACCAAAGATTATGATACTGAGCTAAAGGCCGAACGCTACCGGAGGAGGACGTGAGGACTCCTGacctccgtccctctctctctctctccctcgctccccgGTCAGCTCCGTGCTCCGCTGGCCTGAGACTAATCTGTGTCAATGTCAACACGGAGCCTTTCCGAAACAGATCCGCGATAGTAACACGGGACTCCCACTCACAGGGGGCACACGTGTTGGACTACAGGGTTCGAAACACAGTCACGTGTCGAGGGAAGACTTCACACATAACGTAAGATACGGGGACAAAGTGAAATGTCATGTGGTTTGTTACTCACAAATAGCTCCACTTTGTTACTGGCAGAGGTAAAAAGATAATAGTGACACCCTCAGCAACAAGTGCACAACAGActtaaagacacacaaaaaagatcctggatccaacaccctgatccggatctgcaccaaagtttaatgggaTCTTCCCTGACCAacaccacatccttctaccaagttccATGGTAATCTGTGTAGTTATCTTGGTGcaatcatgtgacatgtgcTTATTGCAAACATTATATCAGGGCAACAACTAACAACTTAACTTATGTCAAATATCATCTTATTTACTTattatctgtttttatatttctgactGTAATGTGTCCACCTGTCCAccaaatattttttgggggtaaAAATGCTACACGTTCGCTATGTAACTCACAAAAGTGAGGATTTGCTTTTATACCATTGTAAATCATGGCCTCAGACTGTTGGACACTGTAAAGTCTGGTATTTGTAAGTGAAAACCTCTGTTGTCAAACTTTACAAAGATCACAAACataatctgtctgtctgtctgtctgtatctgtcttAGGTCCTGGCTTGGTTCGAAGAAGGTGAGGAGACTGTCACTGCCTTCGTCGAGCCTTtcgtcatcctcctcatcctcattgCAAATGCTGTTGTGGGAGTGTGGCAGGTTAGTGAGCACGCATGCTtgcccacacacgcacacgggtACAATTGCAATCACAAGGACACATACCTGCTCCTGAATTCTGTCTTTTACTCACACCTAAATAGACTCTTAACTTAGCAACAGTCACGACAATAAATCACACACGCCGGCGGGCCTGCTCTGGTCCCAGTCCGTGTCCTTTACCGTGAGCACACTCTCACTCCTATCAAAGCAGCGGCCGAACAGTTTAAGTTCAAGGGAAGCCAGAGTGAGAGGCCTGACGTCAGTGAGAGGTGAAAAAGGTGAAAGGTTAAACCAACGGGGCAAGTGGAAGGAAGAGGTGAGGGGGGGGCGGCGTGGGACCCATCCTGCCTTGAAGGCTTCAAAACGCAGGCTGCTACGTTACAGTCCGCACTGTGCAACCCCCAGTAAAAATACAGAGGGACTATCAGGTTACCCCAGGcctggtgtgcgtgtgtgtgtgtgtttgtttggtagGGGGGTTCATATCAACCGTGCAGTAGTCATTTGGAAACTATGCACAAGGATTCACACATGGGGGGTATGGGGGAGAATggagggtggggagggggcTGCTGGCATAAGTCAGGCTTTACACTTTGAGGTGTTTGAGGACAGCCTTGGAAGAAGTCAAACACTGAACCCGACATGAGTCTGTGATGGACCCGTTCCTCAGCTTGATGCTGCTCTGACACATGACCTCTCTCTATGCAAACACACGAGGCGTCAACTGAAGATGTGTTCAACACTTTAACGATAATTTAACATCCTGGGTCTTTTGATTATGTTTTACACTTTTTGTGCATTTTCACATGTCTTTGATGCATGGCACCACAATGAGcttatgttttctgtgtgtgtgtgtgtgtgtgtgtgtgtgtgtgtgtgtgtgtgtgtgtgtgtgtttttgcaacAGGAGCGCAACGCAGAGAGTGCCATTGAGGCTCTGAAGGAGTACGAGCCCGAGATGGGGAAGGTTTACCGGTCGGACAGGAAGAGCGTGCAGAGAATCAAGGCCAGGGAGATCGTTCCCGGTGACGTGGTGGAGGTTTCCGGTAAGGATTCGCAACCACGGGGGGGCGTGTCTGTCACTGCTTTACCTGCTGCATTAGTTCAAGGTCCACACATTcactgaaaaacactgaagaaatccCCACCTGGTCACAGAACTTATCTTCAAGTCACAAAACCTGTATCAATGAATGTACTTTATACAACCCACAGTAAACATTGTGCATTAGACATCGCGGTGGCAGGTAAAATAAAGTCAATACACAGGAAATCAAACTCTGATGCTGatgttcacacactcacatttgtGGAGCCTGGACTGAGGGACATGCAGAGTAAAGCATCATCCACCTTTTCAAGCTGTGCAATTTTGCATGCAAATTCTGGTAAATGcgtaaatttagtttttaagatGTCAACACAGAACCACTGGTCTGTGCACCTTTTGTTTCCTGAAAATAAGCAAAAGATGCAGCAGCCGGCGATGGCAAATTTAAATTGAAGTCTTTTTTCATTGCTAGACCGGATAAATCAATGATAAAGTCTTtagaagaggaaaacaacacaaagacccAACAATCTAGATGGCAAGTGTGTTATAACGTCTGACTACTcgtgtgaaatgaaaaagtgcagctgcagtttgattATTCATTCAGATCTCACTGTTCCTCTTAACGCGATGAAGACGTCGAGCTTCTCAGCATCTGAATCTCTGTCCGCTCATGTGCTTCGAGTCAAGTCACACGTGTGCAGATACATGGGCACTGGTGTCCTCGGACATTGAACGCGGGCCCTTTTAAGGCAGTTGCAGAGAAAAGGGGGTGGAGGGCAACTGAAGAAAGTTTCTgcgggaggaaaaaaaaaaacaaccacacacacaagcttgaGTATAAATACACTTAATATTGACTCGCTcctctgtctcaccctctccctctgtttgttgTACACctgttcttttcatttcatgatCTCCCCAaggtctccctctccctccgaCTCTGACTGTGGTATCGGttttcaacaacaacactaTCCATCCAGAGGGCTAAAACCAGTCAATCaactctgccccccccccccacccccccccctccatacCTCCATCCTTCTGTAATGCTGCAGTCAGACTCACATGAAGTACTTTGTACTGCGATCCTGCACGAAGACAAAAAGGCTGCTCAACAAATCAGTCACAGAAAATAGAAACACGAAACCAAATCTGAATTCtgtgcatttctctctctctgtgtgtgtgtgtgtgtgtgtgtgtgtgtgtgtgtgtgtgtgtgtgtgtgtgtgtgtgtgtgtgtgtgtgtgtgtgtgtgtgtgtgtgtatttagttGGTGACAAAGTGCCAGCTGACATCAGGATCATCTCCATCAAATCCACGACCCTGCGTGTGGACCAGTCCATTCTTACTGGTGGGTGTTGTGTGAAAAATGGTCAAATGTCATTTTTGACGTCTGCGTCCTTCCTTGATCTCCATCATCCAACCCCCGTGTTTCCTCCAGGTGAGTCCGTCAGTGTGATCAAACACACTGAAGCCGTACCAGACCCCCGAGCCGTCAACCAGGACAAGAAGAACATGCTGTTCTCTGTGAGTCTCTTTTTACTGCCATCGCTTCATCCTTTATTTGACACCTTCACGTTTCCATCACACCCGACTCCAGCTGCTGTTCACTCTCTTCACCAAAACTCAAAGAAGGCTTAGCTTCATTTagctgtgtgtgtccatttccATTCACCAGTTTTTAGGTGCATTTGGAAtttgtgcaaaagaaaaaaaaaaaggagtggAAGCAccaaaaatcccccaaaaagtcaacacatgaaaacacattttattcccTACAATTGGCAGAAATGGAAAAGTTGGGCTAATGACAAAAAATGTCTACGTATTGGACAATTTGAGCTTTTAAACTTAAGGATCAACATAGTTGTTACAGTTCAATATGAATGAGAAACAACTGTCATGACGATCCATCCAATCCTCATGAATACACAAGAGGGAAATTCAGCATGTGACTAACAGGATACATCCTCTtggaaccatgaatgtctgatgtttttttcaactCTGTCCAGGGCACCAACATCGCTTCTGGAAGGGCCACTGGTATCGCCGTGGCAACTGGCGTGTCCACTGAGATCGGTAAGATCCGTGACCAGATGGCCGCCACCGAGCAGGAGAAGactcctctgcagcagaaactgGACGAGTTCGGGGAGCAGCTCTCTAAGGTGGGTGATGTTCAGACTGTGAACACGTCGAAAAACCCAAACTCCGACTAATATCTCACACGTCCCCTCCGACTGCCTGTCCTCCAGGTCATCTCCCTCATTTGTGTGGCCGTGTGGATAATCAACATTGGCCATTTCAATGACCCCGTCCACGGAGGCTCCTGGTTCCGCGGCGCTATCTACTATTTCAAGATTGCCGTGGCTCTGGCTGTGGCTGCCATTCCTGAAGGTAAACCACGAGGATTAACTGCCCAAGAAGATTATCATATCCAAGATTCACATTGTGCAGCTTGTCTACATGACGATGCAGCGCCCAGGGccttaaaaactaaatgaggGCCAGTTTGTTGAtcttatttgttattttgttcgTCTATGTTTTGAAACCTGAGACTGAGAAGAGAACAATTAAGTAAAGACACCTTGATTATATTTATCCGTTTATAAATTTTAGGGAGCGGCAGGTGAGGCACGGACAAACTGgtttaactaattaaaacatttgcaaaaactAAGAAACAGCATCTAATCCACTGTCAATCAGTGTTGTACTTTGTTGTCTCTTGAAAGCCATCAACCACAAACcaacatatatgtatattttttaagtacATACATTTTGCTGTCCAGTACACACAAGAGCCTTTTCTGCAGAATTATTAGGGTTGATCATATTTTCTGTAACCAAACCAGTCTCAGATTGGTTGTTGCTCCCACTCGACCCTGTCACGCTGCAGTCACCTGAAACCTGTGCCAACGATCCTAATGATGccaaaacaacatcatcatctgcaAACACCAGTGCCGCTATAATGTCACTAAGTTGGACCATCTCCAGACCTTCTCCACACGGTTGTTGGAGTTTGATTTTTGCCAAGAATCTAAACACAGACCCGACTGTGGGCGTCCCCCTCCCACACAAATCCCTCTGGAGAACAAAGTAGTTTGGGTGTGCTCCAACCAATGTGTTAAGGACTGTGTTGGGACCACCGCTATTGTCGGGCTGCCAAATGCCAGAGTCCCTAAAGTCCAGGTGGTTTTGTCCAGGCACGACcgttctttcttttcacctgtttttctttttttgagaaCACCCCCTTAACATTTTGTCCACCATCAAAGCCTTCTTATCTTTCCTTCTGTAATAGTTCTGAAAAACATCATGTCACCTTCACTGTGTACCTCTCTTTTGCCCTGCGCCTCATCCACGTGTCCGTCAGGCCTTCCCGCCGTCATCACCACCTGCCTGGCTCTGGGAACACGCCGTATGGCAAAGAAGAACGCCATCGTCAGAAGCCTGCCCTCGGTGGAGACCCTGGGCTGCACCTCAGTCATCTGCTCCGACAAGACTGGCACGCTCACCACCAACCAGATGTGTGTAACCAAGGTGGGTTCAGGTTAATGGACGTCACAATCTCACATGCACAAATATACTTAATCATTCATGAATCAGAGAACACTGAATATAGAGCAGATCTgatgtgtcatgtttccatgCAGATGTTCATCATTGACAAAGTGGAGGGTGACAGCATTTCCCTCGGTCAGTTCGACATCTCTGGCTCAAAGTACACACCTGAAGGAGAAGTGTAAGTGAAACACATTAAACGATAACACAACCTTGAAGAACAACATCTTGAAatcatatttttgtcattttctaatAGCACAAAGAACGGTTCGTCTGTGAAGTGTGGGCAGTACGACGGACTGGTGGAGCTGGCCACCATCTGCGCTCTGTGCAACGATTCTTCTCTGGACTACAACGAGGTCTGAAGACAGGGACAGTTAGTGTGTCTGACATTCATCCCTGCATGTAAAACCAgtttaaaatgtcctcactctccttctttctctccagtcCAAGGGTATTTATGAGAAAGTGGGCGAAGCCACCGAAACAGCCCTGAGTTGCTTGGTTGAGAAGATGAATGTGTTCAACACTGAAGTCCGTGGCTTGTCCAAGGTGGAGAGGGCCGACGCGTGCTGCAGTGTAAGTCCACAAAAGATCCAACTTTTAGAGGACATATCTATATTCAAAAAGAGATGATTATCAATATTTTAGTATGAACAATGGATCAAATGGCTGCTTGCAGGTAAAAGGCGTCATTCACAGTTATAAACCCACAGTGAACCAGAATAGAACTCAGAGCGCATACGtccgccgaggcccaacagtcccaacAGCCCCCCTATTTTGAATCAAGTCACACCAAGTTTCACACGCTCGTaaaaatcagtcccctaaatatgccagatttttttccatctagATCCATAAATTGCTCCTTGGTGAAAACgtcaaaagtgaaaaaagtaaaaactctTAATCCGCTATGATCcagattcacacaaacattttatgcaTTCTTTCTTGACCCACATCCATCCACTAAGGTTCATGCTAATACATCCAGCAAGCTAGACACAACCTtgatttttgaacattttcatgcAGTTCACCGGCTTTTCCTTGATTATCCTATAGGTGATCAAGCAGCTGATGAGGAAGGAGTTCACCCTGGAGTTCTCCAGAGACAGGAAGTCCATGTCAGTCTACTGCTCTCCCGCCAAGTCCGCCAAAGCCGTGGGAAACAAGATGTTCATCAAAGTGAGTGTGTGGATTCTAGATTTTATGACTTCCTggtaaaaacaaatcacagcaaAACACAGGAGCCAAATGCAAATGGTTGTCATCACTGCGACATTAGGGAGCTCCAGAGGGTGTCATCGATCGCTGCTCCTACGTCCGAGTGGGCACCAACCGCGTACCCCTGACTGCGCCGGTCAAAGACAACATCCTGTCCATCATCAAGGAGTGGGGCACGGGGCGCGACACCCTCCGCTGCCTGGCACTTGCCACCTGCGACTCTCCTGTGAGGAAGGAAGACATGAACCTGGAGGATGCGACCAAGTTTGCAGACTACGAGGTGGGTGACGGAGGACAGATGAAGCAACATTAGGGTCATGAGGCTCCACAGAGATGAGGCAGTGACTCCCTACTGCTCAGCACAGTACATCTCAGAAACAATGTTATATTGATTCTTTGCCTTCATTTGTTCTCTTCATTGTGAGTGGCTCCAAAGAACTTTTTGCTTTCTTAATACACCCAGACTGATTTGACCTTCGTGGGCTGCGTGGGCATGCTCGACCCTCCTCGCAAGGAGGTCAAGGACTCCATCGAGCTGTGCAGGGCGGCTGGTATCCGTGTCATCATGATCACTGGTCAGTTTATGCATGATGCTCTGTGCTTCAAAATTAATTTACGCatgaagaaaaaactgaatccTTATTTGTTTCCCACGCCTCCGTAGGTGACAACAAGGGCACAGCGGTGGCCATCTGCCGTCGAATCGGCATCTTCACTGAGGATCAGGATGTCACTGGCAAGGCCTTCACCGGTCGTGAGTTTGATGACCTCGCTCTGTACGATCAGAAGAAGGCAGTTCGAGAGGCCTGCTGCTTCGCCAGAGTAGAACCGTCCCACAAGTCTAAGATCGTTGAGTTCCTGCAAAGCTTTGATGAGATCACTGCCATGGTGAGAAGAAAAACTGAGATTTCCTTGTGTTGAAAAAGATGAATACTTCCTCTCTTCTCAGGCTAACGcttcactcctctcctccatgttcccTCTACCCTTCACTCAGACCGGTGACGGAGTGAATGATGCCCCCGCTTTGAAGAAAGCGGAGATTGGCATCGCCATGGGCTCTGGCACTGCCGTTGCCAAGTCTGCCTCTGAGATGGTCCTGGCTGACGACAACTTCTCTTCCATTGTGTCCGCTGTTGAGGAGGGCAGAGCCATTTACAACAACATGAAGCAGTTCATCCGCTACCTCATCTCCTCCAACGTAGGCGAGGTCGTCTGGTGAGTGAAAGGATCCGACTTTTCCCGTCTTTGCATGAGACAAAAAGAGGAACTGAGTCAAAAGctaagaaaaaacattttggccTCCGCTGCAGTATCTTCTTGACGGCCGCCCTGGGTCTGCCCGAGGCTCTGATCCCCGTCCAGCTGCTGTGGGTCAACCTTGTGACTGATGGTCTGCCCGCCACCGCCCTGGGCTTCAACCCCCCTGACCTGGACATCATGGGCAAAGCCCCCCGCTCCCCCAAGGAGCCCCTCATCTCAGGCTGGCTCTTCTTCAGATATATGGCCATTGGAGGtaactctctctccttcactctcatttcatttggtcTCATCCACTGAAGCATTTGATGGCGCGGACATGGACATGGAAttacatgttatattttatttattaaatactgGACGTTTATTAACCTATCCAGCATTTGATTTGGTTTAATCATTACTGATGGAAAGTCTGAAAACCATTATAAGTTTTAGATTTGAGACTTGATAATGTGTCATTCAGGTTACGTCGGAGCTGCGACCGTTGCAGCAGCTGCCTGGTGGTTCCTGTACTGCGACGAAGGCCCAATGGTCTCCTTCCACCAACTGGTGAGTATTTAACCCTGTGCATCGGTGGGACCATGTAAACACCTGTAACTTCACAAAAGAGTGAACCTACAGAACCTCTGTACAAACATTGAGGGTCCTTAGCTTCTGAGAGACGGGGCCAGTCTTTGAAGGATGCGCGCTTGTGTCTCTGTCGTCAGTCACACTTCATGCAGTGCAGCGAGGACAACGAGGACTTTGACGGGATCCGCTGTGATGTGTTCGAGTCTTCTCCTCCGATGACCATGGCTCTGTCCGTGCTGGTCACCATTGAGATGTGCAACGCCCTGAACAGGTCTGACAACACTCAAAGGGCATCGTGGGTTCTTCCATCTGAGCACTgtgaatggaaaataaatatttacagatgTTCTGTAAAATGACCAAGTGCATGTAAGCAATTACTGTATTCAAGCCCAAATTTTAAGTACTCTTACTTTCATATTACATTGTACTTCTCTTCCATTACAGTTCAGGGGGTAGTATTGCACTTTAAACTCTAAACATATTTGTCAGCTATTGATTCAACTGCTAAACAGTTTATAAAATCATTCTAAATGAACAAAATCAAGTATTAAAAGGCTGCTTACATCTTAAAACCTCTGTAATGATAACACTCTCAGGGGCCACTTTTTTCTGGATCGTTTGAGTTGAGTTGTTTGTGATATTACAATACATAatcatatttacatacttttgaataaataatactTTTCGTGCTGAATTTTACACAGTGATATTTTACTGTCATGAAACTGACTCTGGTTTGTTTGCAAACACACTGTAACTGTGCTGAGATGTTTCTTCTGAATGTGACGACCTCTATCTTCAGCATTTACCAGATCTCCAGTTGATTCTTATTCTTCACGTGTATATTTTCATGCATTCACCtcaacacacatgcattaaCGTACCCCTCCGCCTCCCCCATCCaaccttcctcccttcctccctccctcccccagcTTGTCTGAGAACCAGTCCCTGGTGCGCATGCCCCCCTGGAGCAACTGCTGGCTGGTGGGTGCCATGACCCTCTCCATGTCCCTTCACTTCATGATCATCTACGTCGACCCCCTGCCCGTGAGTCTGGCCTCCTGCACCACATCCACATCCATCTCCCCCCTCCACTCTTCCCCCATACACACGGCCTCCATGTCTCACTGCTGAAGCACCACTCTGTTGCCCAGTTTACGAACAGGGTGAGACACAATCAAACCAGCTGATCAGAACTGTCAACTCCTAAAATACTTCCCTAATTGCTGTGGCTAATGTGAAGCAGATAGCAATTAATTCcaaatgattaaataaagttataaaaagTTATAAATCAAGACTTCAAGAGTGAGGCAGTGAGGATCAGGGTTAAGTGGAGATCATTATGTCACTTACTGCTCTCTGGAGGACAataagtgtaaaaacaacacattttaaaaatgacttcaAACACTGAAATTACTGTTTAAACAACATATGTGCAAATACTGTTAAATCAGCAACTACAGTGTCACTCagtttatgaaaacacatttaaattcactggatccagattttaatttacaactgcaccaaactgcacacacagatCTACTTGATATCTTCTTTAAATCTATTCATTCAATTTTCCATCGCCCCTTCACCGTGACATGATTTCTGAATAAACCTGAGTGGAAAGTTTGTTTTCGTCACTATGAACCCGGAGCTGCTCTCGTCCACAGATGATCTTCAAGCTCACTCACTTGAACGTGGAGCAGTGGCTGATGGTGCTGAAGCTCTCCTTCCCGGTCATCCTCATCGACGAGCTCCTCAAGTTTGTGGCTCGCACATATCTGGAGGGTAAGCTGAGCGCACGAGAATATCCATTCAAACCAAAATGATTTCATGTTGCTGAGTAatgatgggttttttttactgttagaagagaattcattcatttataccAGTATTCTGGGATGTGGCGATGATGTGCACCAGAGCCTCTGGTGTCAACATGGCTTTATCCTCCTCCTTACCTCCCAATTTGATTGTTTTAacctctccttcctgttttcttATTCCTGCTACTTGACAACTTTCTCCCACTTTCTTATCCTTTAACTTCTGTTTctcatatatttaatatttttctcctTGGATgctcttttttcacttttccctcTCTGACAATGCAGCCTAAACCCGTTTCCCCCTCCTCCATACCCCTTAACCACACAAGGTATTCCCCCTGACACGAGCTAAAGGCTTCCGCCCTCTGCATGTGCACGGCCTACAGGTCTCACGCTGGGAATTATACAGGTTTATGTTATTCTGTCAGAGAAACGCTGTTGTCCGTCAAGTTTGTCTTTTTaccttctgtgttttatttgtctttgtaatCTTTCTCAACTAATCTTAGACTGTGTGTGTAGCCGTGATTTCGTTCCGATGACTTTCACGAGCTGCCAGTAGAAATCCAATATTTGCTCTCAGTGTCGGTGTAAACTGTAGAGTTGGCTTTTATCATTGGAAGCTTGAAAATGCTTCTTTATCTTTTTGCTTAGAGCAGTTTGTAGAATAGAGGAAGGCCGCTCAGCacatgttctgcctcctgctttgacttttcatttgcTGCAGACAAGCTACATGTGCATTTTGCTAACACCTTAAAACATTGTATTATTTCTTGAAACAGACTTTGTGTGCTCGATTGCTTTTGTgattataaaaaacacataggcagtctttctcattttttaaaatatttatcattGCTCACATAAGACCTTGCttcaaatgtttgatattttcacaaAGAGGGGTAGAGATTTAAGTTTGCATACTTATGATAATTTGCTTCcctgcttattattattatatgagaATATTGATACCACTCATATCTATACACGAATTCAAGGCTTGAACCACAACCAATCCCACCACCAAACTAGAATCGCACTCAATAGAGcgtaaacacatgaaaacacatttaaattcactagatccagatttttatttggatctgaaccaCATTGGACAGAATCATATCAGTCCCTTGAATGTTTCCGTTTTTTGCAAAACACccaatctcgcaatgttaaagaaagtgaggacAATTCCTGGATAGTGGCTGGTGGTTAAATGTCAGTAAATCACTTTGTGTCGGTCAGATGTgtcccttttccttttctccttaaAAATAGACAATCATATC
This window harbors:
- the atp2a1 gene encoding sarcoplasmic/endoplasmic reticulum calcium ATPase 1 produces the protein MENAHNKESEDVLSNFGVTEETGLSPEQVKNNLDKYGFNELPAEEGKTIWELVGEQFEDLLVRILLLAACISFVLAWFEEGEETVTAFVEPFVILLILIANAVVGVWQERNAESAIEALKEYEPEMGKVYRSDRKSVQRIKAREIVPGDVVEVSVGDKVPADIRIISIKSTTLRVDQSILTGESVSVIKHTEAVPDPRAVNQDKKNMLFSGTNIASGRATGIAVATGVSTEIGKIRDQMAATEQEKTPLQQKLDEFGEQLSKVISLICVAVWIINIGHFNDPVHGGSWFRGAIYYFKIAVALAVAAIPEGLPAVITTCLALGTRRMAKKNAIVRSLPSVETLGCTSVICSDKTGTLTTNQMCVTKMFIIDKVEGDSISLGQFDISGSKYTPEGEVTKNGSSVKCGQYDGLVELATICALCNDSSLDYNESKGIYEKVGEATETALSCLVEKMNVFNTEVRGLSKVERADACCSVIKQLMRKEFTLEFSRDRKSMSVYCSPAKSAKAVGNKMFIKGAPEGVIDRCSYVRVGTNRVPLTAPVKDNILSIIKEWGTGRDTLRCLALATCDSPVRKEDMNLEDATKFADYETDLTFVGCVGMLDPPRKEVKDSIELCRAAGIRVIMITGDNKGTAVAICRRIGIFTEDQDVTGKAFTGREFDDLALYDQKKAVREACCFARVEPSHKSKIVEFLQSFDEITAMTGDGVNDAPALKKAEIGIAMGSGTAVAKSASEMVLADDNFSSIVSAVEEGRAIYNNMKQFIRYLISSNVGEVVCIFLTAALGLPEALIPVQLLWVNLVTDGLPATALGFNPPDLDIMGKAPRSPKEPLISGWLFFRYMAIGGYVGAATVAAAAWWFLYCDEGPMVSFHQLSHFMQCSEDNEDFDGIRCDVFESSPPMTMALSVLVTIEMCNALNSLSENQSLVRMPPWSNCWLVGAMTLSMSLHFMIIYVDPLPMIFKLTHLNVEQWLMVLKLSFPVILIDELLKFVARTYLEGKV